In bacterium, one DNA window encodes the following:
- a CDS encoding efflux RND transporter permease subunit yields MNIARISVSRPVAITMLVAAPTLMGLVCLFRLPVDLLPKVSLPTIAVSTTWPNVAPQEIESQVTRPIEEAVSAAPNLYEVSSTTSEGSSSVRVRFQWGTDIGQAAVDVLQLVERAKQSFPTDDTLKTPIIRKFDPNQFPIMVYGVTGESDLVKLRTIFENQIVPIVESANGVASASVTGGDERAIIVDVDPARLQAHQLSANDIIRRIAQENMNLPAGIGKQGKTEYVIRSLGWLLSPDELRRLPVATVNGQQVTIGEVAEVRDSHEETRVYSRFNQEPAVGLVVAKQSGANTIETATEVAKKIERIKQLYPNLRFGLSYNQGEYIANSIKDVKISALIGGFLAIMILLFFLRNVRSTIVVGLSIPVAIVSTFTLLYLCGFTLNTMSLGGLALATGLIVDDAVVVIENIFRHLERDRKGIWDAAVDGTNEILSAVFASTWTVMVVFLPLVFIKGQAGQMYMQFALVVIFSLGISYMVAATLVPMLATRLISGEAHHESLNGTSPHLTLGQRIFRTWGRWFEGLDATYRAGLQWAMHHRLWVVGGALGITLATIPLMTQIGRELMPMADSGDFTVSIKMPIGTSLETTNRVIKQAEKIVFSHPDVAAGFAAAGTGVRMTGIGGSQAPFQGGLSVKLKRDRKSSTLDVIRQLRRKLSVLPGVTARLEQNDLVSMLMTGGGQNVEVNIFGNDLSVLSRLADDAMARIRTIPGLENLDVNWDEAMPEIQWQVNRQKANQLGCSFSDIADTIDTATNGSIASYYQEAGFQYPIIVQVPERRRKTVEDMLSLIVTPSGGGPGVVLSQVATAKYGVGPSQITRLNRQRYISVRGAPQGRSAGEVQADVEKALADMTMPSGYYWDWGTHQKQRAEEFGGLWLAVILAIGLIYMLLASQFEAFLHPFTILLTVPLAATGVALGLFLTGRSFGLTAFIGTLMLVGIVVKNGILLVDYTNRLRARGLPRDKALLQAGPTRLRPILMTASAAILGMLPIATGIGEGAEVQAPMATAVIGGLATSTVLTLFVVPVVYSLLDDIAGYLQKKRNHSAPEASLGTDD; encoded by the coding sequence ATGAACATTGCGCGGATATCGGTCAGTCGTCCCGTCGCCATCACCATGCTGGTCGCGGCGCCCACCCTCATGGGCCTGGTGTGCCTGTTCCGCCTGCCGGTGGACCTGCTGCCCAAGGTGTCGCTGCCGACCATCGCGGTCAGCACCACCTGGCCTAATGTGGCCCCGCAGGAGATCGAGTCGCAGGTGACGCGGCCGATTGAGGAGGCGGTGTCGGCAGCGCCCAATCTGTACGAGGTCAGCTCAACCACGTCCGAGGGCAGCAGCTCGGTGCGCGTGCGCTTCCAGTGGGGGACGGACATCGGGCAGGCGGCCGTGGATGTGCTGCAACTGGTCGAGCGCGCCAAGCAGAGCTTCCCGACCGATGACACGCTGAAGACCCCTATCATCCGCAAGTTCGACCCCAACCAGTTCCCCATCATGGTCTATGGCGTGACCGGCGAGAGCGACCTGGTCAAACTGCGGACCATCTTCGAGAACCAGATCGTGCCCATCGTGGAGTCGGCCAACGGTGTGGCCTCGGCGAGCGTTACCGGTGGCGATGAGCGCGCCATCATCGTGGATGTGGACCCCGCGCGCCTGCAAGCCCACCAGCTCTCGGCCAACGACATCATCCGCCGCATCGCCCAGGAGAACATGAACCTCCCCGCGGGCATCGGCAAGCAGGGCAAGACCGAATACGTGATCCGCAGCCTGGGCTGGTTGCTGAGCCCCGACGAGCTGCGCCGCCTGCCGGTGGCGACCGTCAACGGGCAGCAGGTGACCATCGGCGAGGTTGCAGAGGTCCGCGACAGCCACGAGGAGACACGCGTCTACTCCCGCTTCAACCAGGAGCCGGCCGTGGGCCTGGTGGTCGCCAAGCAGAGCGGTGCCAACACCATCGAGACCGCGACCGAGGTCGCCAAGAAGATCGAGCGCATCAAGCAGCTCTACCCGAACCTGAGATTCGGCCTGTCCTACAACCAGGGCGAGTACATCGCCAACTCCATCAAGGACGTGAAGATCAGCGCACTCATCGGCGGCTTCCTGGCCATCATGATTCTGCTGTTCTTCCTGCGCAATGTCCGCAGCACCATCGTGGTCGGCCTCTCCATCCCCGTCGCCATCGTCTCCACCTTCACGCTGCTGTACCTGTGCGGTTTCACGCTCAACACCATGTCCCTGGGCGGGCTGGCGCTGGCGACCGGCCTGATCGTGGATGACGCGGTCGTGGTCATCGAGAACATCTTCCGCCACCTCGAGCGCGACCGCAAGGGCATCTGGGACGCGGCAGTGGACGGGACGAACGAGATCCTGTCCGCGGTGTTCGCCTCCACCTGGACGGTCATGGTCGTGTTCCTGCCGCTGGTGTTCATCAAGGGCCAGGCCGGGCAGATGTACATGCAGTTCGCGCTGGTAGTCATCTTCTCGCTCGGCATCTCCTACATGGTAGCCGCCACTCTGGTGCCGATGCTGGCGACGCGGCTGATCTCGGGCGAGGCGCACCACGAGAGCCTCAACGGCACCAGCCCGCACCTGACCCTCGGCCAGCGCATCTTCCGCACGTGGGGCCGGTGGTTCGAGGGGCTCGACGCCACCTATCGCGCCGGGCTGCAGTGGGCGATGCACCACCGTCTGTGGGTCGTGGGTGGGGCCCTGGGCATTACCCTCGCGACGATCCCCCTCATGACGCAGATCGGCCGCGAGCTGATGCCGATGGCCGACAGTGGCGACTTCACCGTCAGCATCAAGATGCCCATCGGCACCTCGCTGGAGACGACGAACCGCGTCATCAAGCAGGCCGAGAAGATCGTGTTCAGCCACCCGGACGTGGCGGCAGGCTTCGCCGCCGCCGGCACCGGGGTGCGCATGACCGGCATCGGCGGCTCACAAGCCCCCTTCCAGGGCGGGCTCAGCGTGAAGCTCAAGCGCGACCGGAAGAGCTCAACCCTCGACGTCATCCGCCAACTGCGGCGGAAGCTGTCAGTGCTGCCCGGCGTGACAGCCCGGCTGGAGCAGAACGATCTGGTCTCCATGCTGATGACCGGCGGCGGGCAGAACGTCGAGGTGAACATCTTCGGGAACGACCTGAGCGTGCTATCCCGGTTGGCCGACGACGCGATGGCGCGCATCCGCACCATCCCCGGCCTGGAGAACCTGGATGTCAACTGGGATGAGGCCATGCCCGAGATCCAGTGGCAGGTGAACCGGCAGAAGGCCAACCAACTCGGGTGCAGCTTCTCCGACATCGCCGACACGATTGACACGGCGACCAACGGCAGCATCGCCAGCTACTACCAGGAGGCCGGCTTCCAGTACCCGATCATCGTGCAAGTGCCCGAGCGCCGGCGCAAGACGGTCGAGGACATGCTCAGCCTGATCGTCACGCCCTCCGGCGGTGGGCCGGGGGTCGTGCTGAGCCAGGTCGCGACTGCCAAGTACGGCGTCGGCCCCAGCCAGATCACCCGCCTGAACCGGCAGCGGTACATCTCGGTGCGCGGCGCGCCGCAGGGCCGCTCGGCTGGTGAGGTCCAGGCTGATGTCGAGAAGGCCCTTGCCGACATGACCATGCCCAGCGGCTACTACTGGGACTGGGGCACCCACCAGAAGCAGCGCGCCGAGGAGTTCGGTGGACTGTGGCTGGCGGTGATACTGGCCATCGGCCTGATCTACATGCTGCTCGCCTCGCAGTTCGAGGCCTTCCTGCACCCCTTCACCATCCTGCTCACGGTGCCCCTGGCGGCTACCGGCGTGGCCCTGGGGCTGTTCCTGACGGGCCGCTCCTTCGGCCTGACCGCCTTCATCGGCACCCTGATGCTGGTGGGCATCGTCGTCAAGAACGGCATCCTGCTGGTGGACTACACGAACCGGCTGCGGGCGCGGGGGCTGCCGCGTGACAAGGCCCTGTTGCAGGCGGGCCCGACCCGTCTGCGGCCCATCCTCATGACCGCCTCTGCCGCCATCCTGGGGATGCTGCCCATCGCCACCGGCATTGGCGAGGGCGCCGAGGTGCAGGCCCCGATGGCCACAGCGGTCATCGGCGGGCTGGCCACCTCCACCGTGCTCACGCTGTTCGTCGTGCCGGTCGTGTACTCGCTGCTGGATGACATCGCCGGGTACCTGCAGAAGAAGCGCAACCACAGCGCGCCTGAGGCCTCGTTAGGAACTGATGACTGA
- a CDS encoding ABC transporter ATP-binding protein/permease, giving the protein MGGPWRSLGGMQRTFGLQRQADREDVPPVPLTGPLVRRVLGQFRPYRGWWVCILGCVAVAAGLGVVPPLLVRGILDHAIPGKDPHLLYLLVGAMVGLTVVSSLLGVLQNYLTMRVGQGLMFDLRNQLYQHLQRQSLGFYTTTRAGEIVSRLNNDVAAVQEVATNTPVSIASNLFTLTFTLVVIFSMNAWLAFLAIVIVPTFYLPTRYVGRIRRNLSRRTQEQQAELVSFMEERLNIGGMLLTKLFGQAESEADTFAQHSREVMDLNVRQSMAGRWLFMCLAIFSVLGPAAIYCYGGLQAIHGALTVGTIIAFVAYLASLYRPVGQLADVYVSLQGALAVFERIYEYLDREPEVADAPGAVVLPPVQGDIRFEDVSFEYPRQAAPTVNGEPEAPPGDGADRRALKDISLHIRPGQRVALVGPSGAGKTTITYLLPRLYDPTSGCITLDGHDLREATQDSLRAQMAAVTQDTFLFHASVRDNLIYARPQATAEQVMAAARAAHIHDFVMALPDGYDTIVGERGFRLSGGEKQRLAIARALLKDPRILVLDEATSNLDATSEYLIQQALETLLQGRTSLIIAHRLSTILGADQIIVLDEGRIVEHGRHAELLAAGGLYATLYHQQFAKVIARAGGLPAAPAPAADTPVP; this is encoded by the coding sequence ATGGGCGGGCCCTGGCGCAGCCTGGGCGGCATGCAGCGCACCTTCGGCCTGCAGCGGCAGGCCGATCGTGAGGACGTGCCGCCGGTGCCGCTGACCGGCCCACTCGTGCGCCGGGTGCTGGGGCAGTTCCGGCCCTACCGCGGGTGGTGGGTCTGCATTCTGGGCTGTGTGGCGGTGGCGGCGGGCCTGGGGGTCGTGCCGCCCCTGCTGGTGCGAGGCATTCTTGACCACGCCATCCCCGGCAAAGACCCGCACCTGCTGTACCTGCTGGTCGGGGCCATGGTCGGGCTGACGGTGGTGAGCAGCCTGCTGGGCGTGCTGCAAAACTACCTGACGATGCGGGTCGGGCAGGGCCTCATGTTCGACCTGCGCAACCAGCTCTATCAGCACTTGCAGCGCCAGTCGCTGGGGTTCTACACCACGACCCGCGCCGGCGAGATCGTCTCCCGCCTCAACAACGACGTGGCGGCCGTGCAGGAGGTCGCCACCAACACCCCCGTCTCCATCGCCAGCAACCTCTTCACCCTCACCTTCACGCTGGTCGTCATCTTCTCGATGAACGCCTGGCTGGCGTTCCTGGCCATTGTCATCGTGCCGACCTTCTACCTGCCCACCCGCTACGTCGGGCGCATTCGGCGGAACCTATCGCGGCGCACGCAGGAGCAGCAGGCCGAGTTGGTGTCCTTCATGGAGGAGCGGCTGAACATCGGCGGGATGCTGCTGACCAAGCTGTTCGGGCAGGCCGAGAGCGAAGCTGACACCTTCGCCCAGCACAGCCGTGAGGTCATGGACCTGAATGTGCGCCAATCCATGGCCGGGCGCTGGCTCTTCATGTGCCTGGCCATCTTCAGCGTGCTGGGCCCGGCCGCGATCTACTGCTACGGCGGCTTGCAGGCCATCCACGGCGCCCTCACCGTCGGCACGATCATCGCCTTCGTGGCCTACCTGGCGAGCCTGTACCGTCCCGTGGGACAGTTGGCCGATGTCTACGTCTCGCTGCAGGGAGCGCTGGCAGTATTCGAGCGCATCTACGAGTACCTGGACCGGGAGCCCGAGGTAGCCGACGCCCCCGGCGCGGTCGTGCTGCCTCCCGTGCAGGGCGACATCCGCTTCGAGGATGTGAGCTTCGAGTACCCGCGCCAGGCGGCGCCCACGGTCAACGGGGAGCCCGAGGCCCCGCCCGGCGACGGCGCCGACCGGCGGGCGCTCAAGGACATCAGCCTGCACATCCGGCCCGGACAGCGCGTGGCGCTGGTGGGACCCAGCGGCGCGGGGAAGACGACGATCACGTATCTGTTGCCGCGGCTGTATGACCCCACGAGCGGCTGCATCACGCTCGACGGGCACGACCTGCGCGAAGCCACCCAGGACAGCCTGCGGGCGCAGATGGCGGCGGTGACGCAGGACACGTTCCTGTTCCACGCCAGCGTGCGCGATAACCTGATCTACGCCCGGCCGCAGGCCACGGCGGAGCAGGTCATGGCCGCCGCCCGCGCCGCCCACATCCATGACTTCGTCATGGCTCTACCCGACGGCTACGACACCATTGTGGGCGAGCGAGGTTTCCGCCTCTCGGGCGGCGAAAAGCAGCGTCTCGCCATCGCCCGGGCACTGCTGAAGGACCCGCGCATCCTGGTGCTGGATGAGGCGACGAGCAATCTGGACGCCACCAGCGAGTACCTGATCCAGCAGGCGCTGGAGACGCTGTTGCAGGGCCGCACCTCACTCATCATCGCTCACCGGCTGTCCACGATCCTGGGCGCCGACCAGATCATCGTCCTCGATGAGGGGCGGATCGTGGAGCACGGCCGGCACGCCGAGCTACTGGCGGCGGGCGGCCTGTATGCGACGTTGTACCACCAGCAGTTCGCGAAGGTCATCGCTCGCGCCGGGGGCCTTCCGGCCGCACCCGCTCCGGCTGCAGACACACCCGTTCCCTGA
- a CDS encoding TolC family protein — protein MHKRSLLAALHLCGLLVWSVAGAQPTPPVMPKLEEVQLPPAVELPGPATPSADTPTAPITAAEAAALALHHQPAIAAATAGVSAAQGRTLVARAGLKMQLAVTAGLNASEVHGAGSGSGGAPSNVTATATLRQLVYDYNHTRDLVRQAQAQESIAQAVLTTVQADLVLDVKHAFYTYLQDVRLVGVAETNVRNQQQHLALAQARLQSGLGLPYDVVRAQTAVSSAIYGLTVARNTASQSRVVLAELIGLDPRTPLVPADSAETPPLSRTVQDLVDEATVARPEMAQVNASLLSARCAAAAARTVNSPVVTGSLGMSRKGDNFPPEIQLVTLGVGVSWSAIDGGVTKGRIQEAEANVQIAAAEVESVRLQIVAQVSEAYLDLRTAEQRSITAQAEVANATEALRLAEGRYRSGLGVFIDVLDAQAALDEANTALVNTRSEVEQARAAMEHAIGRNLPDQAPAAAPAPPAASTTP, from the coding sequence ATGCACAAGCGATCACTTCTCGCGGCGCTGCACCTATGCGGCCTGCTCGTCTGGTCGGTCGCGGGCGCCCAGCCGACCCCGCCGGTCATGCCGAAGCTGGAGGAGGTGCAGTTGCCCCCGGCAGTGGAGTTGCCCGGCCCGGCCACGCCGTCGGCGGATACGCCTACGGCGCCAATCACGGCCGCCGAGGCCGCGGCGCTGGCCCTGCACCACCAGCCCGCCATCGCCGCCGCCACCGCTGGTGTCAGCGCCGCCCAGGGCCGGACGCTGGTGGCGCGGGCGGGTCTGAAGATGCAACTGGCGGTCACCGCCGGGCTGAACGCCTCCGAGGTGCATGGCGCCGGCTCGGGCAGCGGTGGGGCTCCGTCGAACGTCACCGCGACGGCGACCCTCCGCCAACTCGTCTACGACTACAACCACACGCGTGATCTCGTCCGCCAGGCGCAAGCGCAGGAGAGCATCGCACAGGCGGTGCTCACGACAGTGCAGGCGGACCTGGTGCTCGACGTGAAGCACGCCTTCTACACGTACCTGCAAGATGTGCGCTTGGTCGGCGTGGCCGAGACCAATGTGCGCAACCAGCAGCAGCACCTGGCGCTGGCGCAGGCCCGGCTGCAGAGCGGCCTGGGTCTGCCCTATGACGTGGTGCGCGCGCAGACCGCCGTCTCATCGGCGATCTACGGACTCACGGTGGCTCGCAACACGGCCTCGCAGTCACGGGTGGTCTTGGCGGAGCTGATCGGCCTGGATCCGCGCACGCCGCTTGTGCCTGCCGACAGCGCCGAGACCCCGCCCCTGTCCCGCACCGTGCAGGACCTCGTGGACGAGGCGACGGTCGCCCGCCCGGAGATGGCGCAGGTGAATGCCTCGCTGCTCTCGGCCCGTTGCGCGGCCGCGGCGGCGCGGACGGTCAACTCGCCGGTCGTCACCGGCAGCCTGGGCATGAGCCGCAAGGGTGACAACTTCCCGCCCGAGATTCAGCTCGTGACGCTGGGCGTGGGGGTATCGTGGAGCGCGATTGATGGCGGTGTGACGAAGGGGCGCATCCAGGAGGCGGAGGCGAACGTGCAGATCGCCGCCGCCGAGGTGGAGTCGGTACGGCTGCAGATCGTCGCGCAGGTGTCGGAGGCCTACTTGGACCTGCGCACCGCCGAGCAGCGGAGCATCACCGCGCAGGCCGAGGTCGCCAATGCGACGGAGGCTCTGCGCCTGGCCGAGGGCCGCTACCGCTCCGGCCTGGGGGTCTTCATAGACGTCCTCGATGCGCAGGCCGCGCTCGACGAGGCCAACACGGCGCTGGTGAACACGCGGTCCGAGGTGGAGCAGGCGCGGGCCGCCATGGAGCATGCCATCGGCCGGAACCTGCCGGACCAGGCTCCCGCCGCCGCCCCTGCGCCGCCAGCGGCAAGCACTACCCCGTAG
- a CDS encoding MarR family transcriptional regulator, with translation MATSTDRQLSLDLWQAMLNAFLRLRQSIRPIFAAHDLTGPQWRVFRLLGEQRGPGLTPGQISEALHVTPGNITGVVDNLDEAGLVQRLPHPDDRRAQLIVFTPAGEALYRQVRPAFDKRVAELFACLEPEERRAMIAGLERLLAHADRVDPDAADRPCGTGAPR, from the coding sequence ATGGCGACCTCTACCGACCGGCAGCTCTCCCTCGACCTGTGGCAGGCCATGCTGAACGCCTTCCTCCGCCTGCGACAGAGCATCCGCCCGATCTTTGCGGCCCATGACCTGACCGGGCCACAGTGGCGCGTGTTCCGCCTGCTGGGCGAGCAGCGCGGCCCAGGCCTGACGCCGGGACAGATCAGCGAGGCGCTGCACGTGACGCCGGGTAATATCACGGGCGTCGTGGACAATCTCGATGAGGCGGGGTTGGTGCAGCGGCTGCCTCATCCTGACGACCGACGCGCCCAGTTGATCGTGTTCACCCCGGCCGGGGAGGCGCTGTACCGCCAGGTGCGACCGGCCTTCGATAAGCGTGTTGCGGAGCTGTTTGCGTGCCTGGAGCCGGAGGAGCGACGGGCGATGATTGCGGGGCTGGAACGGCTGTTGGCCCACGCCGACCGCGTGGACCCCGACGCTGCGGACCGTCCGTGTGGGACGGGGGCGCCGCGATGA
- a CDS encoding efflux RND transporter periplasmic adaptor subunit, whose protein sequence is MKRLLVIILPLLILGSLIAWRLTVKRGEAAAMAKQRAARAGAVPQVTVAAAELRDLVARFDATGSLEAPLNVKISSKVSGRIEYLTVHEGDRVGRGQVLVRLDGSEVEADVRRAQAAVAEAKYRLAQAQLNQGPTTVNVATQIKQQMAAVASARADYDQVQQNLTSQIAAAEADVADIEARIGIADAAIANAKADIKRVQATLNNAHTKLNRILDLYKQGFTAAQDVDDAKAEVAVEQATLEAAQGQLQSAQGARESVVAQKRSAEQQVKIVRTKGAADIEAARQKVRQAEAALEMAKANTAQNPAYQQGLAALRASLAATQASLAAAKAQRAETVLTSPLDGYVTGRTADPGSMATPGQTLLTVQFFKRVWVSVSAPADISARMRTGQSVDVTLDTMPGKTFAATVVQINPSADTEARQFTVRAALDNPDGSFRPGMFAHVSIVTEKVVGAVAVPREAVQNDTDGQYVNVVDAESKVHRRAVKTGLADATHVSITEGLQAGEQVVTLCAVPLKEGQTVKSGEGGRGEGRGRAGASGTSEPGASGASAPTPGASGTSAPTGALPQPVAH, encoded by the coding sequence ATGAAACGGCTCCTGGTCATCATCCTGCCACTGCTCATCCTTGGGTCGCTGATCGCCTGGCGCCTGACCGTCAAGCGCGGCGAGGCGGCCGCGATGGCCAAGCAGCGAGCGGCGCGTGCCGGCGCCGTGCCGCAGGTCACCGTGGCGGCGGCCGAGCTACGCGACCTGGTCGCCCGCTTTGACGCCACCGGCAGCCTCGAGGCCCCGCTGAACGTGAAGATCTCCTCGAAGGTCAGCGGGCGCATCGAGTACTTGACGGTCCACGAGGGCGACCGCGTCGGCCGCGGACAGGTGCTGGTGCGGCTGGATGGCTCGGAGGTCGAGGCCGATGTGCGGCGGGCCCAGGCGGCGGTGGCCGAAGCGAAGTACCGTCTGGCCCAGGCGCAACTGAACCAGGGGCCAACCACCGTCAACGTCGCCACGCAGATCAAGCAGCAGATGGCGGCGGTAGCCAGCGCCCGGGCCGACTATGACCAGGTGCAGCAGAACCTCACCTCGCAGATCGCCGCCGCTGAGGCCGATGTGGCCGACATCGAGGCGCGCATCGGCATCGCGGACGCCGCCATCGCCAACGCGAAGGCTGACATCAAGCGCGTCCAGGCGACCCTCAACAACGCCCACACGAAGCTGAACCGCATTCTGGACCTCTACAAGCAGGGCTTCACCGCGGCGCAGGATGTGGATGACGCCAAGGCCGAGGTGGCGGTGGAGCAGGCGACCCTGGAGGCGGCACAGGGGCAACTGCAGTCGGCCCAGGGCGCGCGCGAGTCGGTGGTGGCGCAGAAGCGCTCCGCCGAGCAGCAGGTGAAGATCGTGCGCACCAAGGGCGCCGCCGACATCGAAGCAGCCCGGCAGAAGGTGCGGCAGGCCGAGGCGGCCCTGGAGATGGCCAAGGCCAACACCGCCCAGAACCCCGCCTACCAGCAGGGCCTGGCGGCGTTGCGCGCCTCGCTGGCGGCCACCCAGGCCAGTCTGGCCGCCGCCAAAGCCCAGCGGGCCGAGACCGTGCTGACCTCCCCGCTCGACGGCTATGTCACTGGCCGCACCGCCGACCCGGGTAGCATGGCTACCCCCGGGCAGACGCTGCTGACGGTGCAGTTCTTCAAGCGCGTGTGGGTCAGCGTCTCGGCGCCGGCGGACATCAGCGCCCGCATGAGAACAGGTCAGTCCGTGGATGTGACCCTCGACACCATGCCCGGCAAGACCTTCGCCGCCACCGTGGTGCAGATCAACCCGTCAGCCGATACGGAGGCCCGGCAGTTCACCGTGCGGGCGGCGCTGGACAACCCCGACGGCAGCTTCCGCCCGGGCATGTTCGCCCATGTCTCCATCGTGACCGAGAAGGTCGTGGGGGCCGTGGCCGTCCCGCGCGAGGCGGTGCAGAATGACACCGACGGGCAGTACGTCAACGTCGTGGACGCCGAGAGCAAGGTCCATCGGCGGGCGGTCAAGACCGGCCTGGCAGATGCCACCCACGTGTCCATCACCGAGGGCCTGCAGGCGGGCGAGCAAGTCGTGACGCTGTGCGCCGTGCCGCTGAAAGAGGGCCAGACCGTCAAGTCGGGCGAGGGCGGGCGGGGAGAGGGGAGAGGCAGAGCCGGCGCGTCCGGGACATCTGAGCCTGGCGCATCCGGGGCGTCTGCGCCTACGCCTGGCGCGTCCGGGACGTCCGCGCCCACAGGCGCCCTGCCCCAACCGGTTGCGCACTGA